From a single Geoanaerobacter pelophilus genomic region:
- a CDS encoding M48 family metallopeptidase, whose amino-acid sequence MKVSLLLLFAATTAFTYWLRHINLRHLKQYGATVPDGFADAISQETLAKTSAYTIDSSRLGLWESLFDNTLLILFLFAGLLPMYDRFVAGMSDSFIVQGLLFFLILTWTQAILELPFTLYSTFVVEARHGFNTSTLRIWAADLLKSQVIGSILLALIISVSLWLIEWSPLHWWLWLWGVMAMFTLVMMFLSPYVIEPLFNKFEPVDEPGLTEEIAAMMGKAGLKVGRVMKMDASKRSRHSNAYFTGIGKVKRIVLFDTLIEQMTHAEIVAVLAHEIGHWKLRHILKRLVVAEGMLLGGMWCAWQAVRWEGLTGLVGMEGGSFFARLMILGFIASLLMFPFTPLSAWLSRRHEREADRFACAITGDPESLASALIKLSAENLSNLHPHPLYAGFYYSHPPVVERVRSLRQLNAP is encoded by the coding sequence TTGAAAGTATCTCTGTTACTGCTTTTTGCCGCTACAACCGCATTCACGTACTGGCTGCGCCACATCAATCTTCGCCATCTGAAGCAGTATGGGGCGACTGTCCCGGATGGTTTTGCCGATGCAATAAGTCAGGAGACTCTGGCCAAAACCTCTGCCTACACCATTGACAGCAGCCGTCTGGGGCTGTGGGAATCTCTGTTTGATAACACGTTGCTGATCCTTTTTCTCTTTGCCGGATTGCTGCCGATGTATGATCGCTTCGTGGCCGGAATGAGTGACTCCTTCATTGTTCAGGGACTGCTCTTCTTCTTGATCCTCACCTGGACACAGGCGATTCTGGAGCTTCCGTTCACTCTGTACAGCACCTTCGTGGTCGAGGCTCGCCACGGATTCAACACCAGCACGCTCCGTATCTGGGCTGCTGATCTGCTTAAATCGCAGGTTATCGGCTCAATCTTGCTTGCCCTGATCATCTCTGTCTCTCTTTGGCTGATTGAATGGAGCCCTCTGCACTGGTGGCTCTGGTTATGGGGAGTTATGGCCATGTTCACTCTTGTCATGATGTTTCTCTCGCCGTACGTGATCGAGCCGCTGTTCAACAAATTCGAGCCGGTCGATGAGCCGGGGTTGACCGAAGAGATTGCAGCCATGATGGGCAAGGCAGGACTTAAGGTCGGGCGGGTTATGAAGATGGATGCCTCCAAACGGAGCCGACACAGCAATGCCTATTTCACCGGAATCGGCAAGGTGAAGCGGATCGTGCTCTTTGACACCCTTATTGAGCAGATGACCCATGCCGAAATAGTGGCGGTGCTTGCCCACGAGATCGGTCATTGGAAGCTGCGCCATATCCTTAAACGGTTGGTTGTCGCAGAGGGGATGCTGCTGGGGGGGATGTGGTGCGCCTGGCAGGCTGTGCGCTGGGAAGGGTTAACTGGGTTAGTGGGTATGGAAGGGGGGTCATTTTTTGCACGGCTGATGATCTTGGGGTTCATCGCTTCGCTGTTGATGTTCCCTTTCACCCCGTTATCGGCCTGGCTGTCGCGTAGACATGAACGGGAGGCCGATCGGTTTGCCTGCGCTATTACCGGCGATCCCGAATCGCTTGCCTCAGCCCTCATCAAGCTGTCGGCTGAGAATCTCTCCAATCTTCACCCACATCCTCTGTATGCAGGGTTTTACTACTCACATCCACCGGTTGTGGAACGGGTGCGTAGCTTGAGACAGTTAAATGCCCCATGA
- a CDS encoding DUF3750 domain-containing protein, which yields MEELSDKLDAIRHVVTAETVKGITVKMSRFLIIICLVVTVAGCAAKDWRTASREPAGIAPDPAVTKEAVLQAYAAPTWGWRGWFAVHTWISVKPANGTSYTVYELIGWRQKRGIPMVRIEKDLPDRYWFGERPRLLKELRGEKAEKLIPAVDQAARSYPWPDTYKAFPGPNSNTFIAWIAKKVPELGLELPFTAIGSGYAN from the coding sequence ATGGAAGAGCTGTCCGACAAGCTCGATGCCATCCGGCATGTCGTAACTGCCGAAACAGTAAAAGGAATTACAGTGAAGATGTCTAGATTTCTGATTATTATATGTCTGGTCGTAACCGTAGCCGGATGTGCCGCCAAGGACTGGCGAACCGCCAGCCGTGAACCTGCCGGGATTGCGCCTGACCCGGCCGTGACCAAGGAGGCGGTATTGCAAGCCTACGCTGCTCCCACCTGGGGATGGCGCGGCTGGTTTGCCGTACATACCTGGATCTCGGTCAAACCGGCAAACGGTACGTCATATACGGTGTACGAGTTGATCGGTTGGAGGCAAAAACGGGGGATACCCATGGTTCGCATTGAAAAGGACCTTCCCGACCGATACTGGTTTGGCGAGCGCCCACGTCTGCTCAAGGAGCTCAGGGGCGAAAAAGCGGAAAAGCTGATTCCAGCCGTTGACCAGGCAGCCCGCAGCTACCCGTGGCCGGATACCTATAAAGCATTCCCCGGGCCGAACAGTAATACCTTTATTGCCTGGATTGCCAAGAAGGTTCCGGAACTTGGACTTGAGCTGCCATTCACGGCCATCGGGAGCGGCTATGCGAATTAA
- a CDS encoding radical SAM protein produces the protein MPRYEEPLFRPPSEARSLIFQITVGCSQNSCTFCGMYKGKSFRIRPLEELIAEIQGIAAPFRPAVDRIFIADGDALVYPFDGLITLLDTMAETFPNLARVGSYASPNSLLTKSCDQLASLRAKKLRILYFGLESGDDETLATVRKGFTADGMAEQAIKAREAGMKLSVTAILGLAGRERSLEHARHTAEWVNRVNPEYFSLLTLFHRHNQEFVRSLVQCTRRELMLEARELLSFLNPSRTILRSNHVSNFLNLAGSYPKDRERLIAELDAAMVQAARYPGFLDGVPEYQEEY, from the coding sequence ATGCCCCGTTACGAAGAACCGCTCTTCCGGCCACCGAGCGAGGCAAGAAGCCTCATTTTCCAGATAACGGTCGGCTGTTCCCAGAACAGCTGCACCTTTTGCGGCATGTACAAGGGGAAGAGTTTCCGCATCAGGCCCCTGGAAGAGCTGATCGCCGAGATCCAAGGCATCGCCGCCCCTTTCAGGCCTGCCGTGGATCGGATCTTCATCGCCGATGGCGACGCGCTGGTCTATCCGTTCGATGGACTTATTACCCTTCTCGACACCATGGCGGAAACTTTCCCCAACCTCGCCAGAGTCGGTTCATATGCCTCACCCAACAGTCTGCTGACCAAAAGCTGCGATCAGCTTGCCAGCCTCCGGGCAAAGAAACTGCGGATCCTCTATTTCGGACTGGAGTCGGGAGACGACGAAACCCTGGCAACTGTTCGGAAGGGATTTACGGCAGACGGGATGGCGGAGCAGGCGATCAAGGCTCGCGAAGCCGGGATGAAACTTTCAGTGACCGCCATCCTTGGCCTTGCAGGCCGGGAGCGAAGCCTTGAGCATGCCCGACATACCGCAGAATGGGTCAACCGGGTCAATCCGGAGTACTTTTCGCTGCTGACGCTGTTCCACCGCCACAACCAAGAGTTTGTTCGCTCGCTGGTCCAGTGCACCCGCCGCGAACTGATGCTGGAAGCACGCGAGCTGCTGTCGTTTCTCAACCCTTCGCGCACCATCCTCCGCTCCAACCATGTTTCCAACTTCCTGAATCTTGCCGGGAGCTACCCCAAAGACCGGGAACGGCTGATTGCGGAGCTGGATGCCGCAATGGTGCAGGCCGCAAGATACCCGGGATTCCTCGATGGAGTGCCGGAATATCAAG